One Henriciella litoralis genomic window carries:
- a CDS encoding M1 family metallopeptidase, whose amino-acid sequence MLRLSAMAMCLLFMITACGPTPQTRELDLPELYEAAPRGPLPEGVRPTYYKLDLTLDPAQTRFNGRVTMDVEFDRPATGFWLHGQGLQIRDVRVSSGTLENAEASWRDVLGSGVAWIGFPRRVSPGVSRIEISYAAPFDENLSGLFRVEEQGNAYALAKSESIQARRFMPGFDEPRFKTPYDIVLTVPQTDVAISNTPIVSRELIEGDDMARVTFKRTRPLPTYLLSLAVGNFDQVNGPAMAPNEVRDVEIPLTGYTRAGKGDEISYALMMTEPMIAYFERQLGIPYPYQKLDIIAAPQWPSGATELAAAITYRESRILYGPTSGPAARRSLLGIHSHEIAHMWFGDLVTPPWWDDLWLKEAFASWATGIVLNELEPDGGYELEAVSEAVSAMGLDSLESARAVREPITLNEDIRNAYDSITYDKGLAVIAMVDSYFGAETFRPALGRYVASFEDSVADSGDFFEIIARETKEPDLTKAFRSFVEQNGLPTLETELQCKDGQTPQVKLKQSRYKPLGSPISETRKWTIPFCLAAEQEGGRERHCMMIDSESATMKLAGEETCPAWIMPNAGGRGYWRFTMSDAQWALLAVNMQALEPAEALTAIDSARASFEAGQLSLSSLMAIINAGSQRSEQQVLNEAISAYASLHPLLTGNPEALEGYQAELNRIFMPLFAAVEDPQTERDTLMKGRLESFLGRVGNNAAIREELGRAANSYVGLPVRGDVRQLTSDDFSTALAIGMQDGGKPFLEALVSSLDDVDDPTFNLAAAYAIGENKDPALLPDILDLAMSGTLGTRETYSVISGQMREHETRPQTWAWLRTNFPAFIKLIPGQRPRSTPRLASRLCYPGAVDEMETLFETYGDLAPGYERALAEARENIGLCVAFRNEKEAELVNYFSRLAPSETTPDSSN is encoded by the coding sequence ATGTTACGATTGAGTGCGATGGCCATGTGCCTGCTGTTTATGATCACGGCATGCGGCCCGACGCCTCAAACGCGCGAGCTGGATTTGCCCGAGCTATACGAGGCCGCGCCGCGTGGACCGCTTCCGGAAGGCGTACGCCCAACTTACTACAAGCTAGATCTGACCCTCGATCCAGCCCAGACACGGTTCAATGGGCGCGTCACGATGGATGTCGAGTTTGACCGTCCGGCAACCGGGTTCTGGCTGCACGGGCAGGGCCTTCAGATACGCGACGTACGCGTGTCTTCAGGAACGCTGGAGAACGCCGAAGCAAGCTGGCGAGACGTTCTCGGATCGGGTGTCGCCTGGATAGGCTTTCCGCGCCGCGTCTCTCCGGGTGTCTCGCGGATAGAGATTTCCTACGCAGCACCATTCGACGAAAACCTGTCCGGTCTGTTCCGCGTGGAAGAGCAGGGCAACGCCTATGCGCTTGCCAAGTCCGAAAGCATTCAGGCCCGCCGGTTCATGCCCGGTTTCGACGAACCGCGCTTTAAGACCCCTTACGACATCGTGCTGACGGTGCCGCAGACAGATGTGGCCATCTCGAACACGCCCATCGTCAGCCGGGAATTGATCGAAGGCGATGATATGGCGCGCGTCACGTTCAAGCGGACCCGGCCTTTGCCGACCTATCTACTGTCGCTTGCTGTCGGAAACTTCGATCAGGTCAATGGACCGGCAATGGCGCCCAACGAGGTTCGCGACGTGGAGATACCGCTGACCGGTTACACACGCGCAGGCAAGGGCGATGAAATCTCCTACGCGCTCATGATGACTGAGCCGATGATCGCGTACTTTGAGCGCCAGTTGGGCATTCCATACCCTTATCAGAAGCTGGATATTATCGCCGCGCCTCAATGGCCAAGCGGAGCGACGGAACTGGCGGCGGCCATCACCTATCGCGAAAGCCGCATTCTCTATGGGCCGACCTCTGGCCCGGCAGCGCGCCGATCGCTTCTCGGTATTCACAGTCACGAGATCGCCCATATGTGGTTTGGGGATCTGGTCACGCCGCCCTGGTGGGATGATCTCTGGCTGAAGGAGGCTTTTGCTAGCTGGGCGACCGGAATTGTTCTCAATGAGCTGGAGCCGGACGGGGGATATGAGCTTGAAGCCGTCAGTGAGGCGGTCAGCGCTATGGGGCTGGACAGTCTTGAAAGTGCCCGCGCCGTCCGGGAGCCGATCACGTTGAACGAAGATATCCGGAACGCCTACGATTCGATTACCTATGACAAAGGGCTCGCCGTCATTGCGATGGTTGATTCCTACTTTGGCGCAGAAACGTTCAGGCCAGCGCTCGGCCGATATGTCGCGAGCTTTGAAGACTCGGTCGCCGACAGCGGCGATTTCTTTGAAATTATCGCACGCGAAACCAAGGAGCCCGACCTGACAAAGGCGTTTCGTAGCTTTGTCGAGCAGAACGGTCTGCCGACGCTTGAAACTGAACTTCAATGCAAGGACGGGCAGACGCCGCAAGTTAAGCTGAAGCAAAGTCGCTACAAGCCACTCGGCAGCCCGATCAGCGAAACCAGAAAGTGGACAATCCCTTTCTGTCTCGCCGCTGAGCAGGAAGGCGGGCGTGAGCGCCATTGCATGATGATTGATAGCGAAAGCGCAACAATGAAGCTGGCTGGTGAGGAAACCTGTCCGGCCTGGATCATGCCAAATGCAGGCGGGCGCGGATATTGGCGTTTCACGATGAGCGATGCTCAGTGGGCGCTCCTGGCGGTGAACATGCAAGCGCTGGAGCCAGCTGAAGCCCTGACCGCCATCGACAGTGCGCGTGCGAGCTTTGAAGCGGGGCAGCTGTCGCTTTCATCGCTGATGGCCATCATCAATGCGGGTTCGCAGAGGTCTGAACAGCAAGTACTGAACGAGGCGATATCTGCCTATGCGAGCCTGCATCCGCTCCTGACCGGTAACCCCGAAGCCCTGGAGGGATACCAGGCGGAACTCAATCGTATTTTCATGCCGCTTTTCGCGGCGGTGGAAGACCCGCAAACCGAACGGGATACGCTGATGAAGGGGCGTCTGGAGTCCTTCCTTGGGCGTGTCGGCAATAACGCGGCCATTCGCGAAGAACTTGGCCGCGCGGCAAACTCCTATGTCGGATTGCCTGTGCGCGGAGATGTGCGCCAGCTGACCAGTGACGATTTCAGCACGGCCCTCGCCATCGGCATGCAGGATGGCGGCAAACCGTTTCTCGAGGCACTGGTGTCGTCTCTGGATGACGTCGATGACCCGACCTTCAATCTGGCAGCCGCCTACGCCATTGGCGAAAACAAGGACCCGGCGCTTCTGCCGGATATCCTCGATCTGGCAATGTCGGGTACGCTCGGGACGCGCGAAACCTACTCTGTCATATCCGGTCAAATGCGCGAGCATGAGACGCGCCCGCAGACCTGGGCGTGGCTGCGAACGAACTTCCCAGCCTTTATCAAACTGATTCCCGGACAGCGGCCGCGATCTACGCCGCGTCTGGCGTCACGCCTTTGCTATCCGGGCGCCGTGGACGAGATGGAAACCCTGTTCGAGACGTATGGCGACCTCGCGCCCGGCTATGAACGCGCGCTCGCAGAGGCCCGCGAGAATATCGGCCTCTGCGTCGCGTTCAGAAACGAGAAGGAAGCCGAACTGGTGAACTATTTCTCGCGTTTGGCCCCATCTGAGACGACTCCGGACTCCAGCAACTGA
- the xth gene encoding exodeoxyribonuclease III has translation MKIATWNVNSVKARLPTVLEVLKDIDCDVICLQEIKCETDAFPYMEIEELGYNCAVHGQKSYNGVALLSKHPLEDVEKGLPGDDSDEQARYIEALVLADRPVRVGALYLPNGNPAPGDKYDYKLSWMNRLTAHAKSLLTLEESFVLAGDYNVIPRDEDCWDIAVWRDDALALPKTRDAFHELKWLGMTEAFEAADGRAHQYSFWDYQAGAWQKGHGIRIDHLLLSPQAADRLTGVEIYKKARGLEKPSDHVPVIAELAD, from the coding sequence ATGAAAATCGCGACCTGGAATGTGAATTCGGTGAAGGCCCGGCTGCCCACCGTCCTGGAAGTCCTCAAGGACATCGATTGCGATGTCATTTGCCTTCAGGAAATCAAATGCGAAACCGACGCTTTTCCCTACATGGAAATCGAAGAGCTCGGCTATAATTGCGCGGTCCACGGGCAGAAGAGCTATAATGGCGTCGCCCTGCTCTCAAAACACCCGCTTGAAGATGTCGAAAAAGGCCTGCCGGGTGATGATAGCGATGAGCAGGCCCGTTACATTGAAGCGCTGGTCCTCGCAGACCGTCCCGTCCGCGTCGGCGCCCTTTATCTGCCGAATGGCAACCCAGCGCCCGGCGACAAATACGACTATAAGCTCTCCTGGATGAACCGTCTGACCGCCCACGCGAAGTCGCTACTGACGCTAGAGGAATCCTTCGTTCTTGCAGGCGACTATAATGTCATTCCGCGCGACGAAGACTGCTGGGATATCGCGGTCTGGCGCGATGACGCTCTGGCGCTCCCCAAAACACGTGACGCGTTCCATGAGCTGAAATGGCTCGGCATGACAGAAGCGTTCGAAGCGGCGGATGGGCGCGCGCACCAGTATTCCTTCTGGGATTATCAGGCCGGCGCCTGGCAGAAGGGGCATGGCATCCGGATCGATCATCTGTTGCTGTCCCCGCAAGCTGCCGACCGCCTGACCGGGGTAGAAATCTACAAGAAAGCCCGTGGTCTGGAAAAGCCGTCAGATCATGTGCCGGTCATCGCAGAGCTTGCCGATTAG
- the ilvD gene encoding dihydroxy-acid dehydratase codes for MSKTWDKSRLPSRHVTEGPARAPHRSYYYAMGLSTKDIQKPFVGVASCWNEAAPCNTALMRQAHAVSDGVKEADGTPREFCTITVTDGIAMGHEGMRSSLVSREVIADSVELTMRGHGYDALVGVAGCDKSLPGMMMAMLRLNVPSVFLYGGSILPGRFEGKDVTVLDVFEAVGAHAAGNNEMTEEKLHALEKLACPGDGACGGQFTANTMACVSEAIGLALPLSSALPAPYTNRDEYAVASGRAVMSLIENNIRPRDICTREAFENAAIVVAATGGSTNAALHLPAMANECGVKFELKDVAEIFQKTPYIASLKPGGEYVAKDFGAAGGVPMLMKTLHEEGLIHGDCLTVSGKTWAEQLEEVTWNPDQKVIYPASKPITKTGGVVGLWGSLAPDGAIVKVAGLEKLTFTGPARVFDGEEACFKAVESRDYKEGDVLVIRYEGAKGGPGMREMLSTTAAIYGQGMGDKVALITDGRFSGATRGFCIGHVGPEAQEGGPIGLIEDGDMIMIDAEKGTIDVRLSPAEMQDRKRKWQPRQTRYASGALAKFAKLVGPAHLGAVTHDGFEAERHVYADL; via the coding sequence ATGAGCAAGACCTGGGACAAGTCACGCCTGCCATCCCGCCACGTCACCGAAGGCCCGGCGCGCGCTCCGCACCGCAGCTACTATTACGCGATGGGGCTTTCCACGAAAGATATCCAGAAGCCCTTCGTGGGCGTCGCCTCCTGCTGGAATGAGGCCGCCCCCTGCAATACCGCGCTGATGCGTCAGGCTCACGCGGTTTCAGATGGCGTGAAGGAAGCCGACGGCACGCCGCGCGAGTTCTGCACCATCACGGTCACAGACGGCATCGCCATGGGCCACGAAGGCATGCGCTCCTCGCTGGTTTCGCGCGAAGTTATCGCCGACTCGGTTGAGCTGACGATGCGCGGTCACGGCTATGATGCGCTGGTCGGCGTTGCCGGGTGCGACAAGTCCTTGCCGGGCATGATGATGGCGATGCTCCGTCTGAATGTGCCGTCCGTCTTCCTCTATGGCGGCTCGATTCTCCCCGGCCGTTTTGAAGGCAAGGACGTCACTGTCCTCGACGTCTTCGAAGCCGTCGGCGCCCATGCTGCGGGCAATAATGAAATGACCGAAGAGAAGCTTCACGCACTTGAGAAGCTAGCGTGTCCGGGAGACGGCGCATGTGGCGGACAATTCACAGCAAATACAATGGCGTGTGTCTCCGAGGCGATTGGTCTCGCGCTGCCGCTTTCCTCGGCTTTGCCGGCGCCTTATACCAATCGTGACGAGTACGCTGTGGCCTCTGGCCGGGCTGTCATGAGCCTCATCGAGAACAATATCCGGCCACGCGATATCTGTACCCGCGAAGCCTTTGAGAATGCCGCAATTGTCGTTGCTGCAACCGGTGGCTCAACCAATGCGGCGCTGCACCTGCCCGCCATGGCGAATGAGTGCGGCGTGAAGTTTGAGCTGAAGGATGTCGCAGAGATCTTCCAGAAGACGCCTTACATCGCCTCGCTGAAACCGGGCGGCGAATACGTCGCCAAGGATTTCGGCGCAGCCGGCGGCGTTCCGATGCTGATGAAAACCCTTCACGAAGAAGGCCTTATCCACGGCGATTGCCTGACCGTCAGCGGTAAGACCTGGGCTGAGCAGCTTGAAGAGGTCACCTGGAATCCGGATCAGAAAGTCATCTACCCCGCTAGCAAACCGATCACCAAAACGGGCGGTGTCGTCGGCCTGTGGGGCTCGCTCGCGCCAGATGGGGCTATCGTGAAAGTCGCGGGCCTTGAAAAGCTGACCTTTACCGGTCCTGCGCGCGTCTTTGACGGCGAAGAGGCCTGCTTCAAGGCGGTTGAAAGCCGCGACTATAAGGAAGGCGACGTTCTGGTCATCCGCTATGAAGGTGCTAAGGGCGGGCCGGGCATGCGTGAGATGCTGTCGACCACGGCAGCGATTTACGGACAGGGCATGGGCGACAAGGTCGCGCTGATCACCGATGGCCGGTTCTCTGGCGCGACACGTGGTTTCTGTATCGGTCATGTCGGCCCTGAGGCCCAGGAAGGTGGGCCGATTGGCCTTATCGAAGATGGCGACATGATCATGATCGATGCTGAAAAGGGCACGATCGACGTTCGCCTCAGCCCCGCTGAAATGCAGGATCGCAAGCGCAAATGGCAACCTCGCCAGACGCGCTATGCATCCGGCGCGCTCGCCAAGTTCGCCAAGCTTGTCGGCCCGGCGCATCTGGGGGCTGTCACACATGATGGATTTGAGGCCGAGCGGCACGTTTACGCCGACCTCTAA
- a CDS encoding GNAT family N-acetyltransferase, whose product MQPEPAGHKWKVRDATRADIAALAALSEKTFTDKFGHIYSEADLNTFIDEAHSPAFYEDLFEKGADYLIRVAETEEGALAAYLVCSPLSLPAVNPDPSAVELKRLYVDAPLQGRGLGSHFMDEAFIWAAARGAREMYLSVFSENEGAYRLYLRRGFEKVDEFFFPVGEHRDLEFLLRKKL is encoded by the coding sequence ATGCAGCCTGAACCGGCCGGACACAAATGGAAGGTCAGGGATGCGACGCGGGCCGATATAGCGGCGCTCGCCGCGCTGTCTGAAAAGACTTTTACTGACAAGTTCGGCCACATCTATTCCGAAGCGGACCTCAACACTTTCATCGACGAAGCCCATAGCCCCGCCTTTTACGAAGACCTGTTCGAGAAGGGCGCGGACTATCTCATCCGCGTGGCAGAGACAGAAGAGGGCGCGCTTGCCGCCTATCTCGTCTGCTCACCGCTCAGCTTGCCCGCGGTCAATCCTGACCCGTCTGCTGTTGAGCTGAAACGCCTCTATGTCGACGCGCCGCTACAGGGCAGGGGGCTTGGCTCGCACTTCATGGATGAAGCCTTTATCTGGGCGGCGGCGCGTGGGGCGAGGGAAATGTATCTCAGTGTCTTCTCCGAAAATGAGGGGGCCTACCGGCTCTATCTACGCCGGGGCTTTGAGAAGGTGGATGAATTTTTCTTTCCGGTTGGCGAGCATCGCGATCTTGAGTTCCTGCTCCGCAAGAAGCTCTGA